From Betaproteobacteria bacterium, a single genomic window includes:
- a CDS encoding integron integrase — protein MPNTPVNSTFGSSPSPPTLLGQVRARIRVKHYSIRTEVAYVDWIRRFVLFHNKRHPRDLGAVEVEAFLTYLADKRRVSASTQNQAKSALLFLYREVLDVELPWLDGVTSAKKSQRLPVVLTPAEVSSLLGRLRGSPALIVKLLYGTGLRIMEALRLRVKDLDFERLEILVRDGKGAKDRVTMMPANLAEPLKLHLTRVKELHQEDLAAGFGDVFLPYALARKYPNAGKEWYWQYSFPSARLSIDPRSGVKRRHHADEKPIQRAMQQALRESGINKPATPHTLRHSFATHLLQSGYDIRTAQELLGHSDMSTTMIYTHVLNRGGKGVLSPLDRL, from the coding sequence ATGCCAAACACACCTGTCAATAGCACCTTTGGATCCAGCCCGAGCCCTCCCACTTTGCTGGGGCAGGTACGCGCCCGCATCCGCGTTAAGCACTACAGTATTAGAACCGAAGTGGCCTACGTTGACTGGATTCGCCGCTTTGTTCTTTTCCATAACAAGCGCCACCCTCGGGATCTTGGGGCCGTGGAAGTCGAAGCATTCTTGACGTACTTGGCTGACAAGCGGCGGGTGTCCGCCTCAACGCAGAATCAAGCCAAGAGCGCCTTGTTATTCCTGTATCGCGAAGTGCTTGATGTGGAACTGCCTTGGTTGGACGGGGTAACTTCGGCCAAGAAATCACAGCGCTTACCAGTGGTACTTACCCCAGCGGAAGTCAGCTCGCTACTTGGCCGCCTAAGAGGGAGCCCGGCACTCATCGTGAAACTGCTCTATGGAACCGGCTTACGTATCATGGAGGCGCTGAGGCTACGGGTCAAAGACTTGGACTTTGAGCGCTTGGAAATTTTGGTACGCGATGGAAAAGGAGCGAAAGACCGGGTCACCATGATGCCGGCGAACTTGGCGGAGCCGTTGAAGCTTCACCTCACGCGAGTCAAGGAGTTGCACCAGGAAGATCTCGCCGCCGGATTTGGGGACGTATTTCTACCCTACGCGCTTGCCAGAAAGTACCCTAACGCAGGAAAAGAATGGTATTGGCAGTACTCCTTCCCTTCGGCCAGGTTATCCATTGACCCTCGGTCGGGCGTGAAACGCCGGCATCATGCGGACGAGAAACCGATTCAACGGGCAATGCAGCAAGCTCTGAGGGAATCCGGGATTAACAAGCCGGCTACCCCGCACACGCTTCGGCATTCGTTCGCAACTCACCTACTTCAATCCGGCTACGACATCAGGACGGCGCAAGAACTCTTGGGCCATAGCGATATGAGTACCACGATGATATACACCCACGTCCTCAATCGCGGCGGTAAAGGGGTGCTCAGTCCTCTGGACAGGCTCTAA
- a CDS encoding pyruvate carboxylase: MKSIRSLLVANRSEIAIRVMRAAAEMGIRTVAIFSNEDRFALHRFKADESYLVGAGKKPIHAYLDIGDIVRIAREAKVDAIHPGYGFLSENPDFAEACAKAGITFIGPKPQVMRLLGNKVAARELAQKVGVAVVPATAALPHDIEEAKRMAVPLGYPFMLKASWGGGGRGMRVIETEADLTANLEVARREALAAFGNAEMYLEKLVRRARHVEVQVMGDAHGQIVHLFERDCTVQRRNQKVVERAPAPYLNDAQRAALCESALKLARAAHYTHAGTVEFLMDADTGLVYFIEVNPRIQVEHTVTEEVTGVDIVKAQIRISEGARIGDADSFVPRQEDVRLNGHALQCRVTTEDPENSFMPDYGRLSAYRSAAGFGIRLDAGTAYGGAVITPFYDSLLVKVTSWGHTKEEAIARMDRALREFRIRGLSSNLQFLENVIGHEQFASGECITRFIDETPELFRFTKRRDRATKLLRFIGEIAVNGNPEMKRRGASDARPEPAPLPRIDMTQEPPAGTRDKLKELGPEKFAEWMKAHKRVLLTDTTLRDAHQSLFATRMRTRDMLPIAPYYARMLPELFSLECWGGATFDVALRFLKEDPWDRLVKLRAAVPNILLQMLLRASNAVGYTNYPDNVVRYFVQQAAKNGVDVFRVFDSLNWVENMRVAMDAVREAGGLCEAAVCYTSDVFDSARPKYDLKYYVSMAKELEKAGAHVLGIKDMAGVCRPRAAAALVKALKEEVGLPIHFHTHDTSGIGAASVLAAIDAGCDAVDGALDSMSGLTSQPNLGSIVAALQGSERDAGLDLDAMKSLSRYWESVRRYYAPFEADMRAGTSDVYLHEMPGGQYTNLREQARAMGLDHRWPEVAKAYAQVNLLFGDIVKVTPTSKVVGDLALFMVANDLSPEDVRDPNREIAFPESVVSMMRGELGFPPDGFPRDITHKVLKGAAPIAGRAGAHLPPADLEAVRSEAEHAVGRKVNDTDLASYLMYPKVFREFAEHHRKYDDVSVLPTPTFFNGMADGEDAGIEIDRGKTLMIRLQGRSGVDEEGHVRLFFELNGQGRPLRIPKTGVAAVHKPRAKAEDSNSAHMGAPMPGNVVTVAVKAGQPVKKGDPLVSIEAMKMESIIRAERDATVKAVHAKPGDVVAAKDLLVELA; encoded by the coding sequence GTGAAATCCATTCGCAGCTTACTTGTCGCCAACCGTTCCGAGATCGCCATCCGCGTTATGCGTGCCGCCGCGGAAATGGGTATTCGCACGGTGGCGATTTTTTCCAACGAAGACCGGTTCGCGTTGCACCGCTTCAAGGCCGATGAGAGTTACCTTGTGGGTGCGGGAAAGAAACCTATCCATGCCTATCTGGATATCGGTGACATCGTGCGCATCGCACGTGAGGCGAAGGTGGATGCCATTCATCCGGGTTACGGATTTCTCTCGGAGAATCCGGATTTCGCCGAGGCCTGCGCCAAGGCGGGGATTACGTTCATCGGCCCCAAGCCGCAGGTGATGCGCCTGCTGGGGAACAAGGTCGCCGCGCGCGAACTGGCGCAGAAGGTAGGCGTGGCCGTGGTACCGGCCACCGCTGCGCTGCCCCACGACATCGAGGAAGCCAAGCGCATGGCGGTTCCGTTGGGTTACCCCTTCATGCTGAAGGCGAGCTGGGGCGGGGGCGGGCGCGGCATGCGGGTGATCGAAACCGAGGCGGATCTAACGGCAAACCTTGAGGTTGCCCGCCGCGAAGCGCTCGCCGCCTTCGGCAATGCCGAGATGTATCTGGAGAAGCTGGTGCGGCGCGCACGCCACGTGGAGGTGCAGGTGATGGGCGATGCCCATGGGCAGATCGTGCATTTGTTCGAGCGCGATTGCACGGTGCAGAGGCGCAACCAAAAAGTGGTGGAGCGCGCACCGGCCCCGTACTTGAACGATGCGCAGCGCGCGGCGCTGTGCGAGTCCGCCCTCAAGCTCGCGCGCGCGGCGCATTACACGCATGCGGGCACGGTGGAATTTCTCATGGACGCGGATACGGGCTTGGTGTATTTCATCGAGGTGAATCCGCGCATTCAGGTGGAACACACGGTCACCGAGGAGGTCACCGGCGTGGATATCGTGAAGGCGCAAATCCGCATCAGCGAGGGCGCGCGCATCGGCGACGCGGATTCCTTCGTTCCCAGGCAGGAGGACGTGCGCCTGAATGGCCACGCCTTGCAATGCCGGGTGACGACGGAGGATCCGGAGAACAGCTTCATGCCGGATTACGGACGATTGTCCGCTTACCGCAGCGCGGCTGGCTTCGGCATTCGGCTGGATGCCGGCACGGCATACGGCGGCGCGGTGATCACGCCTTTCTACGATTCGCTGCTGGTGAAGGTCACCTCCTGGGGGCATACGAAGGAAGAGGCCATCGCGCGCATGGACCGGGCGCTGCGCGAGTTTCGCATCCGGGGACTGTCCAGCAACCTGCAGTTCCTGGAGAACGTGATCGGCCACGAGCAGTTCGCCTCCGGCGAATGCATCACGCGCTTCATCGATGAAACACCGGAGTTGTTCCGCTTCACCAAGCGCCGCGACCGCGCCACCAAGTTACTGCGCTTCATCGGCGAGATCGCGGTGAACGGCAACCCGGAAATGAAGCGGCGAGGCGCCAGCGATGCGCGGCCGGAGCCCGCCCCCTTGCCGCGCATTGACATGACGCAAGAGCCGCCCGCGGGCACGCGCGATAAGCTCAAGGAGCTGGGGCCCGAGAAATTCGCGGAATGGATGAAGGCACACAAGCGAGTGCTGCTCACGGACACGACTCTACGCGACGCGCACCAATCGCTGTTCGCCACCCGCATGCGCACGCGCGACATGCTGCCCATCGCGCCCTACTACGCGCGCATGCTGCCGGAGCTGTTTTCCTTGGAGTGCTGGGGCGGCGCCACCTTCGACGTGGCCTTGCGCTTCTTGAAGGAAGACCCTTGGGACCGCCTGGTGAAATTGCGCGCGGCGGTACCGAACATTTTGCTCCAGATGTTGTTGCGTGCCTCCAATGCCGTGGGTTACACCAACTATCCCGACAACGTGGTGCGCTACTTCGTGCAACAGGCGGCCAAGAACGGCGTGGATGTCTTCCGCGTTTTCGACTCCTTGAACTGGGTGGAGAACATGCGCGTGGCCATGGACGCCGTGCGCGAAGCCGGCGGCTTGTGCGAAGCGGCGGTATGCTACACGAGCGATGTGTTCGATTCCGCGCGCCCCAAATACGACTTGAAGTATTACGTCTCCATGGCGAAGGAACTGGAAAAGGCAGGCGCCCACGTGCTGGGCATCAAGGACATGGCCGGTGTGTGCCGGCCGCGCGCGGCGGCAGCTTTGGTGAAGGCGCTGAAGGAGGAAGTTGGCCTACCCATTCACTTCCACACCCACGACACCAGCGGCATCGGGGCCGCGAGCGTGCTGGCCGCCATAGATGCCGGCTGCGACGCCGTGGATGGCGCGCTCGATTCCATGAGCGGGCTCACCTCCCAGCCTAATCTGGGTTCCATCGTGGCGGCGCTGCAAGGTAGCGAGCGCGACGCGGGCTTGGATCTGGATGCGATGAAATCCCTTTCGCGCTATTGGGAGAGTGTGCGCCGCTATTACGCGCCCTTCGAGGCTGACATGCGCGCGGGCACTTCGGATGTGTATCTGCACGAAATGCCCGGCGGGCAATACACCAACTTGCGCGAACAGGCACGCGCCATGGGCCTGGACCACCGCTGGCCAGAAGTAGCGAAGGCTTACGCGCAAGTGAATCTTTTGTTTGGCGACATCGTAAAGGTCACGCCCACCTCGAAAGTCGTGGGCGATTTAGCGCTGTTCATGGTGGCCAATGATTTATCGCCGGAGGATGTGCGCGACCCCAACCGCGAAATCGCTTTTCCAGAATCCGTGGTGTCCATGATGCGCGGCGAGTTGGGATTTCCGCCAGATGGATTCCCCAGGGACATCACGCACAAAGTGCTCAAGGGTGCCGCGCCCATCGCCGGGCGCGCCGGCGCGCATCTGCCACCCGCGGATCTGGAGGCGGTTCGTAGCGAGGCAGAACACGCCGTGGGACGCAAGGTGAACGACACGGACCTCGCCTCCTATCTCATGTACCCAAAGGTGTTTCGCGAGTTCGCCGAGCACCACCGCAAATACGACGATGTCTCGGTGTTGCCAACGCCCACCTTCTTCAACGGCATGGCCGATGGCGAAGACGCCGGCATCGAGATCGACCGCGGCAAGACGCTCATGATTCGATTGCAAGGCCGCTCCGGCGTGGACGAGGAAGGCCATGTGCGGCTGTTCTTCGAATTGAATGGCCAAGGCCGGCCCCTACGCATTCCGAAGACGGGCGTGGCGGCGGTGCACAAGCCGCGCGCCAAGGCCGAGGATTCCAATTCAGCGCACATGGGCGCGCCCATGCCCGGCAACGTCGTCACCGTGGCGGTGAAGGCGGGCCAACCGGTGAAAAAAGGCGATCCGCTCGTGTCCATCGAAGCCATGAAGATGGAAAGTATCATTCGCGCCGAACGCGACGCCACCGTCAAGGCCGTGCACGCCAAGCCGGGCGATGTGGTGGCGGCTAAGGACTTGCTTGTGGAGCTGGCCTAG
- a CDS encoding DUF808 domain-containing protein encodes MASSLLALIDDIATILDDVAILTKVAAKKTSGVLGDDLALNAQQVAGVHADRELPVVWAVAKGSFKNKLILVPAALAISALAPWAVPPLLMIGGAFLCYEGAEKLAHKLLHSKKEDDHAHAALVLAVADPKVDMVALEKDKIRGAVRTDFVLSAEIIAITLGTVASASFGTRVAVLSGIALIMTVGVYGLVSGIVKLDDAGLYLSQRGHAIQTALGKLILRTAPYLMKTLSVAGTAAMFLVGGGILTHGIPALHHLIEDLSVRVSTLPGAGGFLGALAPHVLDALAGIIAGAIALAFVSAGARLMGRVKSHPPVKPLG; translated from the coding sequence ATGGCCAGCAGCCTGCTAGCGCTGATAGACGACATCGCCACCATTCTGGACGATGTGGCAATCCTCACCAAGGTGGCGGCCAAGAAGACCAGTGGCGTACTGGGGGATGATCTCGCGCTCAACGCGCAGCAAGTGGCGGGCGTGCATGCCGACCGCGAGCTGCCCGTGGTGTGGGCGGTGGCCAAAGGCTCCTTCAAGAACAAGCTCATTCTCGTGCCGGCCGCTCTCGCCATCAGTGCACTCGCGCCCTGGGCGGTGCCGCCGCTGCTGATGATAGGTGGCGCGTTCTTGTGCTACGAAGGCGCGGAGAAACTGGCGCACAAGCTCTTGCACAGCAAGAAAGAAGACGATCACGCCCACGCCGCGCTGGTTCTCGCGGTGGCAGACCCGAAGGTTGATATGGTTGCCCTGGAGAAAGACAAGATTCGCGGCGCCGTGCGAACCGATTTCGTGCTCTCGGCGGAAATCATCGCCATCACCTTGGGCACCGTGGCGAGCGCATCCTTCGGCACGCGAGTGGCGGTGCTTTCGGGAATCGCCCTTATCATGACGGTGGGCGTCTACGGTCTCGTGTCGGGCATCGTGAAGCTGGACGATGCCGGGCTTTACCTTAGCCAGAGAGGCCATGCGATTCAGACCGCGTTGGGCAAGCTGATCCTGCGCACCGCGCCTTATTTGATGAAAACGCTTTCGGTGGCGGGCACCGCCGCCATGTTTCTAGTGGGCGGGGGCATCCTCACGCACGGCATTCCGGCTTTGCATCATCTGATCGAAGATCTTAGCGTGCGCGTGAGCACTCTCCCCGGCGCTGGGGGATTTTTAGGCGCGCTCGCGCCCCATGTGCTCGATGCGCTGGCGGGAATCATCGCGGGCGCCATCGCGCTGGCGTTTGTGAGCGCGGGCGCGCGGTTAATGGGACGAGTCAAATCGCACCCGCCCGTTAAACCTCTAGGTTAG
- a CDS encoding PIN domain-containing protein, translated as MTGLDSNVLVRYLAQDDAIQSARAVRLIESELNEREPGYISLVVLVETCWVLKRLYGATSKDLIETVRDLLDIRQFSVERRPCVSNTLAKPGDGSGDLADAIITELALEAGCERIVTFDKSAAKLGMSLL; from the coding sequence TTGACCGGGCTCGATTCCAACGTATTGGTGCGCTATCTTGCGCAAGACGATGCGATTCAATCCGCGCGGGCGGTTCGCCTCATCGAGAGCGAGCTTAACGAGCGCGAGCCCGGCTATATCAGTCTGGTGGTCTTGGTCGAAACGTGCTGGGTTCTTAAACGGCTCTACGGCGCTACTTCCAAGGATCTGATTGAAACAGTCCGCGATTTGCTCGATATCAGGCAGTTCTCCGTGGAGCGCCGGCCTTGTGTGTCCAATACCTTGGCAAAGCCCGGAGACGGAAGTGGCGACCTCGCTGACGCGATTATCACGGAATTGGCGCTGGAAGCCGGCTGTGAGCGGATCGTTACTTTCGACAAGAGCGCGGCGAAACTTGGTATGTCTTTGCTCTAA
- a CDS encoding AbrB/MazE/SpoVT family DNA-binding domain-containing protein, with product MPTATLTSKGQITVPQAVREQLGLHSGDKVDFVADESGGFKMIQLRKDVTVLRGRFAGRAVRRISVQDMDGAIEAEAAERLVRSTGPARRRAK from the coding sequence ATGCCCACGGCAACGCTTACCAGTAAAGGCCAAATTACGGTCCCTCAAGCCGTACGGGAACAACTCGGTCTGCATTCCGGCGATAAGGTGGATTTTGTCGCGGATGAAAGCGGGGGTTTCAAAATGATCCAGCTGCGTAAGGATGTCACGGTTCTAAGAGGCCGTTTTGCCGGCCGCGCCGTTCGGCGGATTAGTGTGCAGGACATGGATGGCGCTATCGAGGCGGAAGCCGCTGAGCGGTTAGTTAGAAGTACCGGTCCGGCGCGCCGCCGGGCAAAGTGA
- a CDS encoding NAD(P)/FAD-dependent oxidoreductase gives MSGSQHKSSSDAELDAVIVGAGFAGMYMLHRLRGLGFRVRVFEAGSGVGGTWYWNRYPGARCDIESMEYSFQFSGDLQQEWDWSERYATQPEILRYANYVADRFDLRRDIQFETRIESAVFDEQGRRWSLETSDRTRASARFCIMATGCLSSANTPKLAGLDSFAGHTYHTGRWPHEDVSFTGQRVGIVGTGSSAIQAIPIIAEQAAHLYVFQRTPNYSVPAHNAPLDPEVRRQVKMNYKRLRDEGKQSPNGVWSFRFNSARALQTTAEDRRREFEERWAHGGVSFMGAYADLMFEPEANATAADFVRGKIREIVRDPQVAEALMPRYVIGCKRLCVDTGYFATFNRPNVTLVDISASPIEAITPHAVKALGREYAIDALVLATGFDAMTGALTSIDIRGRGGKSLKEKWRAGPRNYLGLSTEGFPNFFTITGPGSPSVFTNMIPSIEQHVDWVTECLRHMREKGIALIEPVREAEDQWVNHVNEVADAHLRSACNSWYIGANIPGKQRVFMPYIGGFPAYQKKCKEVVAAGYEGFALSG, from the coding sequence ATGTCCGGCTCACAGCACAAATCATCCTCGGACGCCGAACTCGATGCGGTGATCGTCGGCGCCGGCTTCGCCGGCATGTACATGCTGCACCGTTTGCGCGGCCTGGGATTCCGGGTGCGGGTGTTCGAGGCGGGCAGTGGAGTAGGGGGCACCTGGTATTGGAACCGCTATCCTGGCGCGCGCTGCGACATCGAGAGCATGGAGTACTCCTTCCAGTTCTCCGGCGACCTCCAGCAGGAATGGGATTGGTCCGAGCGTTACGCCACGCAACCCGAGATTTTGCGCTACGCCAACTACGTGGCGGACCGCTTCGATCTGCGGCGCGACATCCAATTCGAAACACGTATCGAATCCGCCGTGTTCGATGAGCAAGGCAGGCGCTGGAGTTTGGAAACTTCGGATCGCACCCGCGCGAGCGCGCGCTTTTGCATCATGGCCACGGGCTGCCTGTCCTCGGCCAATACGCCCAAGCTAGCGGGGCTGGATAGCTTTGCCGGCCACACTTATCACACAGGCCGGTGGCCCCACGAGGATGTGAGTTTCACCGGCCAGCGGGTGGGCATCGTCGGCACGGGTTCATCGGCCATCCAAGCCATTCCCATCATCGCCGAGCAGGCCGCGCATCTCTACGTCTTTCAGCGCACGCCAAACTATTCCGTGCCCGCTCACAACGCGCCCTTGGATCCCGAGGTCCGGCGGCAAGTGAAGATGAACTACAAGCGGTTGCGCGACGAGGGCAAGCAAAGCCCCAACGGCGTGTGGTCCTTCCGCTTCAACTCCGCGCGTGCCTTGCAAACCACGGCGGAGGATAGGCGCAGGGAGTTCGAGGAGCGCTGGGCCCACGGCGGCGTGTCCTTCATGGGCGCCTACGCCGATCTCATGTTCGAACCCGAAGCCAACGCCACCGCCGCGGATTTCGTGCGCGGCAAGATTCGCGAGATCGTGCGCGATCCCCAGGTGGCCGAGGCGCTCATGCCTCGCTACGTGATTGGTTGCAAGCGCCTGTGCGTGGACACGGGCTACTTCGCCACTTTCAACCGCCCGAACGTCACGCTGGTGGACATCAGCGCTTCACCGATCGAAGCGATCACGCCGCATGCGGTCAAGGCCCTGGGTCGCGAGTACGCCATCGACGCACTCGTTCTCGCCACGGGCTTCGACGCCATGACCGGCGCGCTTACCAGCATCGATATTCGCGGGCGCGGCGGCAAGAGCTTGAAGGAGAAGTGGCGGGCCGGACCGAGAAATTATCTTGGCCTCTCCACGGAAGGTTTTCCGAACTTCTTCACCATCACAGGCCCAGGAAGCCCGTCGGTGTTCACCAACATGATTCCTTCCATCGAGCAACACGTGGATTGGGTGACCGAGTGTTTGCGCCACATGCGGGAGAAGGGCATTGCGCTCATTGAGCCTGTGCGCGAGGCCGAAGACCAGTGGGTGAACCACGTCAACGAAGTGGCAGACGCTCATCTGCGCTCGGCTTGCAACTCGTGGTACATCGGCGCCAACATTCCAGGCAAGCAGCGCGTGTTCATGCCTTACATCGGAGGATTTCCCGCCTACCAGAAAAAGTGCAAGGAAGTGGTGGCGGCGGGGTACGAGGGGTTTGCGCTTTCAGGGTAG
- a CDS encoding alpha/beta fold hydrolase: protein MIKAGYTAALPHGIRSRFVDNRNGLNMHVLEAGAEGSPCVLLLHGFPELAYSWRNVMLPLAQAGYHVIAPDQRGYGRTTGWDASYDGDLGSFRMLNIVRDTLGLLFAVGKRSAAAVVGHDFGSPVAAWCALLRPDIFRSVVMMSAPFGGPPPIAFNPANEPYREKSAASNFHEDLAALERPRKHYHWYYSTREANDNMWHAPQGLHAFLRAYYHYKSADWKGNLPFPLKAWSATELAKLPTYYIMDRDLGMAQSVAPEMPSAAQIAACKWLPEDALAVYTAEYERNGFQGGLQWYRCRTTGKFNAEMEIHAGRRIDVPSCFIVGKSDWGVFQKPGDFEAMQNKACTNMVGCHLVEGAGHWVQQEQPEKVSGLLVEFLRSQT from the coding sequence ATGATCAAAGCCGGTTACACCGCCGCCCTGCCCCATGGCATCCGCTCGCGCTTCGTGGACAACCGCAACGGCTTGAACATGCATGTCTTGGAGGCTGGCGCAGAAGGCAGTCCGTGCGTGTTGCTCCTGCATGGATTTCCGGAGCTGGCCTACAGTTGGCGCAACGTGATGCTGCCCCTCGCGCAAGCCGGCTATCACGTGATCGCGCCCGACCAACGCGGATACGGCCGCACCACGGGCTGGGACGCCAGTTACGACGGCGATCTGGGCTCTTTTCGCATGCTCAACATCGTGCGCGACACGCTGGGCCTGCTGTTCGCGGTGGGGAAGCGCAGCGCGGCGGCCGTGGTGGGCCACGACTTCGGCTCTCCCGTGGCGGCGTGGTGTGCGCTGTTGCGGCCAGACATCTTTCGCTCCGTGGTGATGATGAGCGCGCCTTTCGGAGGGCCGCCGCCCATTGCGTTCAACCCCGCCAACGAACCTTATCGAGAGAAATCCGCCGCGAGCAATTTTCATGAGGATCTGGCCGCGCTCGAGCGCCCGCGCAAGCACTACCATTGGTATTACTCCACGCGCGAGGCCAATGACAACATGTGGCACGCGCCCCAAGGCCTGCATGCCTTTCTGCGAGCCTATTACCACTACAAGAGCGCGGATTGGAAGGGTAACCTGCCCTTCCCGCTCAAAGCGTGGTCCGCAACGGAATTGGCGAAGCTGCCCACTTACTACATCATGGACCGTGACTTAGGCATGGCGCAGAGCGTCGCGCCGGAAATGCCTTCCGCCGCGCAAATCGCCGCCTGCAAGTGGCTGCCGGAGGACGCGCTCGCCGTCTACACCGCGGAATATGAGCGCAACGGATTTCAAGGCGGCTTGCAGTGGTACCGCTGCCGCACCACCGGAAAATTCAACGCCGAGATGGAGATCCATGCCGGGCGCCGCATCGATGTCCCGTCATGCTTCATCGTAGGCAAGAGCGACTGGGGCGTGTTTCAGAAACCCGGAGATTTCGAGGCCATGCAAAACAAAGCGTGCACAAACATGGTGGGCTGCCATCTCGTAGAAGGCGCGGGGCACTGGGTGCAGCAGGAACAACCGGAGAAAGTGAGCGGTCTATTGGTGGAGTTTCTGCGTAGTCAAACCTAA
- a CDS encoding YdiU family protein, whose protein sequence is MSALRFDNSFVRELLADPEIGPRRRQVHGALYSRVDPTPVAAPRLIAYSPEVAAMLGMDSSMLASLEFAKIFGGNALMEGMEPYAANYGGHQFGHWAGQLGDGRAITLGETLNSAGERWELQLKGAGLTPYSRTADGRAVLRSSIREFLCSEAMHHLGVPTTRALSLVATGEDVIRDMFYDGRARPEPGAIVCRVAPSFIRFGNFELPASREDVALLGRLVEFTIRRDFPELGKKGETIENVRAEWFAQVCERTARLMAHWMRVGFVHGVMNTDNLSILGLTIDYGPYGWIDDFDLDWTPNTTDAQNRRYRFGQQPQIAYWNLTRLASALAPAFGDADSLHAGLERYVAAFDAADREHTGAKLGLAQCTDEDTELMRALQALLQKAEVDMTIFFRVLSDVNLDAPTLTPLHEAFYDAEKQRQAEPEFNEWLARYAARARRDGLPPAQRRAGMHAVNPRYVLRNYLAQQAIDRAEQGDYSGIHELLDVLRHPYDDQPGKERFAQRRPDWARDRAGCSMLSCSS, encoded by the coding sequence GTGTCCGCATTGCGATTCGACAATAGCTTTGTACGCGAGCTTCTCGCCGATCCCGAGATAGGACCGAGGCGCCGGCAAGTGCATGGCGCCCTTTACTCGCGCGTCGATCCTACTCCTGTGGCGGCCCCACGGCTCATCGCCTACTCGCCGGAGGTGGCGGCGATGCTGGGCATGGATTCCAGCATGCTCGCTTCGCTCGAGTTCGCGAAAATTTTCGGCGGCAATGCATTGATGGAGGGGATGGAGCCCTACGCCGCCAATTACGGCGGTCATCAGTTCGGCCATTGGGCGGGACAGTTGGGCGATGGCCGGGCCATCACCCTGGGCGAAACCCTCAACAGCGCCGGCGAGCGCTGGGAGTTGCAACTCAAGGGGGCAGGCTTGACGCCCTACTCGCGCACGGCCGACGGCCGCGCCGTGTTGCGTTCCTCCATCCGCGAGTTTCTCTGCAGCGAGGCCATGCATCACCTTGGCGTGCCCACCACGCGCGCGCTCAGCCTGGTGGCCACGGGCGAGGATGTCATCCGGGACATGTTCTACGATGGCCGCGCCAGACCGGAGCCGGGAGCCATCGTGTGCCGGGTGGCGCCGTCCTTCATTCGCTTTGGCAACTTCGAACTTCCGGCGTCTCGCGAGGATGTGGCGCTGCTCGGCCGGCTGGTCGAGTTCACCATCCGCCGCGACTTTCCGGAGTTGGGGAAGAAAGGCGAAACCATCGAGAACGTTCGGGCAGAATGGTTCGCTCAGGTCTGCGAGCGCACGGCACGGCTGATGGCACATTGGATGCGCGTGGGTTTCGTTCACGGCGTGATGAACACGGACAATCTCTCCATCCTGGGACTCACCATCGATTACGGTCCCTACGGCTGGATCGATGACTTCGATCTCGACTGGACGCCCAACACCACGGACGCGCAAAACCGCCGCTACCGCTTCGGCCAGCAACCGCAAATCGCCTATTGGAATCTCACGCGGCTCGCGAGCGCCCTGGCGCCCGCCTTCGGCGACGCCGATTCGCTTCACGCCGGGCTGGAGCGTTATGTGGCGGCCTTCGACGCCGCCGACCGCGAACACACGGGGGCGAAACTTGGCTTGGCACAATGCACGGACGAGGACACCGAACTGATGCGCGCGCTGCAAGCTTTGCTGCAAAAGGCCGAGGTGGACATGACGATCTTTTTTCGCGTGCTGAGTGACGTGAACCTCGATGCGCCTACCCTCACGCCGCTGCATGAAGCGTTTTACGATGCCGAAAAGCAACGCCAAGCCGAGCCGGAGTTCAACGAGTGGCTGGCACGCTACGCCGCCCGCGCGCGCCGCGATGGCCTACCGCCCGCGCAGCGGCGTGCCGGCATGCACGCGGTCAATCCGCGCTACGTGCTGCGCAACTATCTCGCGCAACAAGCCATCGACCGCGCGGAGCAAGGCGACTATTCCGGCATTCACGAATTGCTCGATGTACTACGCCATCCCTACGACGACCAACCCGGCAAGGAACGGTTCGCGCAGCGCCGGCCCGACTGGGCCCGTGACCGGGCCGGATGCTCGATGTTATCGTGTAGTTCCTAA